In a genomic window of Oncorhynchus keta strain PuntledgeMale-10-30-2019 chromosome 26, Oket_V2, whole genome shotgun sequence:
- the LOC118373235 gene encoding amyloid-beta A4 precursor protein-binding family A member 1-like isoform X1 produces the protein MRKGERGDREDGKVYSLRNCDTPEDRTISVCVSESPQRAPYRGSGGGRDWICDAPQRAHKEVKRQGRGGGRGGRSERGGGRSGREGGRVGRETDREEDTGQIVSEIKVCMSSSSSSETQDCREAAIRPRPPRPRPRPRSGPSSSTPQPHQTQSHTQTRPKQAYQTHTYLTECHTGPTKAHPAQNHHLEAQSDARQSQQTKTQDCRDGAISSIPRSDFITPHPHPPQTPAQTQHSQAQQTHTQPPQICPKQAHPAKTHTHPTQAQTQARQVMPTQAQNHKRQAPTHPTQAQTLQHHREGSTRPTFDCPPTHQTQIQQTQHRRESLTTEPTHSQESQAQTQQSEDQTQAWQIQDRRGSPITSDPPPAHQTQAQNHPQQQEAWQTMQHHRESLTSPRPDSDSPPSKAQNDQFQSQQHYRESLPRSRPTSASPPSHKTQIQDHTPHTRQTPQHRRESTTSPRPPSDSPPLQESHQAHIQAHSFQTESQGRQTQHYCRENTTSPRPTSNSTPSLESHPRAVNVSPASHQNTEPQRESPEERQTRTQTQMPHNVPEQQPGRPQCPEPRALQKDSNNTPQPEPTQNNASFPSFVDVPGPCEPEDLIDGIIFAANYLGSTQLLSDKNPSKGTRMAQAQEAVSQVKSQDEDSQMVTEVDLFISTKAVKVLNADTQETLMDSALRSISYIADIGSIVVLMARTRMAGTSSQDCSEADLSSSEGQRHYRMICYVFESEDAQLIAQSIGQAFSVAYREFLRANGINPKDLSQKQYSDIINSQEMYNDDLVHFSNSDNCKELELEKQKGESLGVVIVESGWGSILPTVILANMLNSGPAARSGKLNVGDQIMSINNTSLVGLPLATCQGIIKGLKSQVQVKLSIVSCPPVTTVLIKRPDLKFQLGFSVQNGIICSLMRGGIAERGGVRVGHRIIEINGQSVVAMPHEKIVQTLSVSVGEINMKTMPAVMFRLLTGQETPVYI, from the exons atgagaaagggagagaggggtgacagGGAAGATGGTAAGGTCTACTCTTTGAGAAACTGTGACACCCCTGAGGACAGAACGatctcagtgtgtgtctcagagTCCCCACAAAGGGCCCCCTATAGGGGAAGTGGAGGGGGAAGGGATTGGATTTGTGATGCCCCTCAAAGGGCCCATAAGGAGGTGaagaggcaggggaggggaggaggacgaGGTGGGAGGagcgagaggggaggaggaaggagtgggagggaaggaggaagggtcgGGAGGGAGACTGACAGGGAGGAAGACACCGGACAGATAGTATCTGAGATTAAGGTATGTatgagcagtagcagcagctcaGAGACACAGGACTGCAGAGAGGCTGCTATCAGGCCCAGACCACCAAGGCCAAGGCCCAGGCCTAGATCCGGGCCCAGTTCCAGCACCCCACAACCTCACCAGACACAATCCCACACCCAGACCCGTCCAAAACAGGCCTACCAGACCCACACCTACCTGACAGAGTGCCATACCGGACCAACAAAAGCCCACCCAGCACAGAACCATCACCTAGAGGCTCAGAGCGACGCCCGACAGAGCCAGCAGACTAAGACACAGGACTGCAGAGACGGTGCCATCAGTTCTATACCTAGATCTGACTTCATCACACCACACCCTCACCCTCCTCAAACCCCGGCCCAAACGCAGCACAGCCAGGCCCAGCAGACACACACCCAGCCTCCCCAGATCTGCCCAAAACAGGCCCATCCGGCAAAGACTCACACCCACCCGACACAGGCCCAGACCCAGGCCCGACAAGTCATGCCGACACAGGCCCAAAACCACAAGAGACAAGCACCCACCCATCCGACACAGGCCCAGACACTGCAGCACCACAGAGAAGGTTCCACCAGGCCCACCTTTGACTGCCCTCCCACTCACCAGACCCAGATCCAGCAGACTCAGCATCGCAGAGAGAGTCTCACCACTGAGCCTACACACAGCCAGGAGAGCCAGGCCCAGACCCAGCAGTCAGAGGACCAGACCCAAGCCTGGCAAATTCAGGATCGGAGAGGGAGTCCCATCACTTCTGACCCCCCTCCCGCCCACCAGACCCAGGCCCAGAACCATCCTCAGCAGCAAGAGGCCTGGCAGACCATGCAACACCATAGAGAGAGCCTTACCAGCCCCAGGCCCGACTCTGACTCCCCACCCAGTAAAGCCCAAAATGACCAGTTTCAGTCCCAGCAGCACTACAGAGAGAGTCTCCCCAGGTCCCGGCCCACTTCTGCCTCCCCTCCCAGCCACAAGACCCAAATACAGGACCACACTCCCCACACCCGACAGACACCGCAGCATCGCAGAGAGAGCACCACCAGTCCCAGGCCCCCCTCtgactcccctcccctccaggaGAGCCACCAGGCCCACATCCAGGCCCACTCTTTTCAGACTGAGAGCCAGGGCAGACAGACCCAGCACTATTGCAGAGAGAACACCACCAGCCCAAGGCCTACTTCTAACTCCACTCCTAGCCTGGAGAGCCATCCACGGGCTGTCAATGTATCACCAGCTTCACATCAGAACACAGAGCCACAGAGGGAGTccccagaggagagacagacaaggaCACAGACACAG ATGCCTCACAATGTCCCAGAGCAGCAGCCTGGCAGGCCCCAGTGCCCAGAGCCCCGTGCCCTACAGAAGGACAGCAACAACACACCTCAGCCTGAACCAACACAGAACAACGCCTCGTTCCCCAGCTTTGTGGATG TCCCAGGTCCGTGTGAGCCGGAGGACCTGATCGATGGGATCATCTTTGCTGCTAACTACCTTGGTTCCACACAGCTGCTGTCTGACAAGAATCCATCTAAAGGAACACGCATGGCCCAGGCGCAGGAGGCTGTCAGCCAGGTCAAG AGCCAAGATGAAGACTCTCAGATGGTGACAGAAGTTGACCTCTTCATCTCCACCAAAGCAGTCAAAGTGCTGAATGCTGACACGCAG GAGACGCTGATGGACAGTGCGTTGCGTTCCATATCCTACATCGCAGACATCGGGAGCATCGTGGTTCTGATGGCCCGTACCCGTATGGCAGGAACATCCTCACAGGACTGTAGTGAAGctgatctctcctcctcagagggacagagacactacAGAATGATCTGCTATGTCTTTGAGTCAGAAGAC GCCCAGCTCATTGCCCAGTCCATCGGACAGGCATTCAGCGTTGCCTACAGGGAGTTCCTCCGAGCCAATGGGATCAATCCTAAGGACCTGAGTCAGAAGCAATACAGTGACATCATCAATTCCCAGGAAATGTACAATGACGACCTGGTCCATTTCTCAAACTCTGACAACTGTAAAGag CTGGAGTTGGAGAAGCAGAAGGGTGAGAGCCTAGGTGTGGTGATAGTGGAGTCTGGCTGGGGCTCCATCCTGCCTACGGTGATCCTAGCTAACATGTTGAACAGCGGCCCAGCTGCCCGCTCTGGGAAGCTCAACGTGGGAGACCAGATCATGTCCATCAACAACACCAGCCTGGTAGGGCTACCACTAGCTACCTGCCAGGGTATCATCAAG GGTCTGAAGAGCCAGGTTCAGGTGAAGCTGAGCATCGTGAGTTGTCCTCCTGTCACCACTGTCCTCATCAAGAGACCCGACCTCAAGTTCCAGCTGGGCTTCAGTGTTCAGAACGGCATT aTCTGCAGTCTGATGCGCGGCGGTATCGCAGAGCGAGGAGGGGTGCGAGTCGGCCACAGGATCATTGAGATCAATGGGCAGAGTGTGGTTGCCATGCCGCATGAGAAGATAGTCCAGACCCTGTCTGTATCAGTGGGAGAG ATCAACATGAAGACCATGCCTGCAGTGATGTTCAGACTGTTAACAGGACAGGAGACTCCTGTTTACATCTAG
- the LOC118373235 gene encoding amyloid-beta A4 precursor protein-binding family A member 1-like isoform X2 produces MRKGERGDREDGKVYSLRNCDTPEDRTISVCVSESPQRAPYRGSGGGRDWICDAPQRAHKEVKRQGRGGGRGGRSERGGGRSGREGGRVGRETDREEDTGQIVSEIKVCMSSSSSSETQDCREAAIRPRPPRPRPRPRSGPSSSTPQPHQTQSHTQTRPKQAYQTHTYLTECHTGPTKAHPAQNHHLEAQSDARQSQQTKTQDCRDGAISSIPRSDFITPHPHPPQTPAQTQHSQAQQTHTQPPQICPKQAHPAKTHTHPTQAQTQARQVMPTQAQNHKRQAPTHPTQAQTLQHHREGSTRPTFDCPPTHQTQIQQTQHRRESLTTEPTHSQESQAQTQQSEDQTQAWQIQDRRGSPITSDPPPAHQTQAQNHPQQQEAWQTMQHHRESLTSPRPDSDSPPSKAQNDQFQSQQHYRESLPRSRPTSASPPSHKTQIQDHTPHTRQTPQHRRESTTSPRPPSDSPPLQESHQAHIQAHSFQTESQGRQTQHYCRENTTSPRPTSNSTPSLESHPRAVNVSPASHQNTEPQRESPEERQTRTQTQMPHNVPEQQPGRPQCPEPRALQKDSNNTPQPEPTQNNASFPSFVDVPGPCEPEDLIDGIIFAANYLGSTQLLSDKNPSKGTRMAQAQEAVSQVKSQDEDSQMVTEVDLFISTKAVKVLNADTQETLMDSALRSISYIADIGSIVVLMARTRMAGTSSQDCSEADLSSSEGQRHYRMICYVFESEDLELEKQKGESLGVVIVESGWGSILPTVILANMLNSGPAARSGKLNVGDQIMSINNTSLVGLPLATCQGIIKGLKSQVQVKLSIVSCPPVTTVLIKRPDLKFQLGFSVQNGIICSLMRGGIAERGGVRVGHRIIEINGQSVVAMPHEKIVQTLSVSVGEINMKTMPAVMFRLLTGQETPVYI; encoded by the exons atgagaaagggagagaggggtgacagGGAAGATGGTAAGGTCTACTCTTTGAGAAACTGTGACACCCCTGAGGACAGAACGatctcagtgtgtgtctcagagTCCCCACAAAGGGCCCCCTATAGGGGAAGTGGAGGGGGAAGGGATTGGATTTGTGATGCCCCTCAAAGGGCCCATAAGGAGGTGaagaggcaggggaggggaggaggacgaGGTGGGAGGagcgagaggggaggaggaaggagtgggagggaaggaggaagggtcgGGAGGGAGACTGACAGGGAGGAAGACACCGGACAGATAGTATCTGAGATTAAGGTATGTatgagcagtagcagcagctcaGAGACACAGGACTGCAGAGAGGCTGCTATCAGGCCCAGACCACCAAGGCCAAGGCCCAGGCCTAGATCCGGGCCCAGTTCCAGCACCCCACAACCTCACCAGACACAATCCCACACCCAGACCCGTCCAAAACAGGCCTACCAGACCCACACCTACCTGACAGAGTGCCATACCGGACCAACAAAAGCCCACCCAGCACAGAACCATCACCTAGAGGCTCAGAGCGACGCCCGACAGAGCCAGCAGACTAAGACACAGGACTGCAGAGACGGTGCCATCAGTTCTATACCTAGATCTGACTTCATCACACCACACCCTCACCCTCCTCAAACCCCGGCCCAAACGCAGCACAGCCAGGCCCAGCAGACACACACCCAGCCTCCCCAGATCTGCCCAAAACAGGCCCATCCGGCAAAGACTCACACCCACCCGACACAGGCCCAGACCCAGGCCCGACAAGTCATGCCGACACAGGCCCAAAACCACAAGAGACAAGCACCCACCCATCCGACACAGGCCCAGACACTGCAGCACCACAGAGAAGGTTCCACCAGGCCCACCTTTGACTGCCCTCCCACTCACCAGACCCAGATCCAGCAGACTCAGCATCGCAGAGAGAGTCTCACCACTGAGCCTACACACAGCCAGGAGAGCCAGGCCCAGACCCAGCAGTCAGAGGACCAGACCCAAGCCTGGCAAATTCAGGATCGGAGAGGGAGTCCCATCACTTCTGACCCCCCTCCCGCCCACCAGACCCAGGCCCAGAACCATCCTCAGCAGCAAGAGGCCTGGCAGACCATGCAACACCATAGAGAGAGCCTTACCAGCCCCAGGCCCGACTCTGACTCCCCACCCAGTAAAGCCCAAAATGACCAGTTTCAGTCCCAGCAGCACTACAGAGAGAGTCTCCCCAGGTCCCGGCCCACTTCTGCCTCCCCTCCCAGCCACAAGACCCAAATACAGGACCACACTCCCCACACCCGACAGACACCGCAGCATCGCAGAGAGAGCACCACCAGTCCCAGGCCCCCCTCtgactcccctcccctccaggaGAGCCACCAGGCCCACATCCAGGCCCACTCTTTTCAGACTGAGAGCCAGGGCAGACAGACCCAGCACTATTGCAGAGAGAACACCACCAGCCCAAGGCCTACTTCTAACTCCACTCCTAGCCTGGAGAGCCATCCACGGGCTGTCAATGTATCACCAGCTTCACATCAGAACACAGAGCCACAGAGGGAGTccccagaggagagacagacaaggaCACAGACACAG ATGCCTCACAATGTCCCAGAGCAGCAGCCTGGCAGGCCCCAGTGCCCAGAGCCCCGTGCCCTACAGAAGGACAGCAACAACACACCTCAGCCTGAACCAACACAGAACAACGCCTCGTTCCCCAGCTTTGTGGATG TCCCAGGTCCGTGTGAGCCGGAGGACCTGATCGATGGGATCATCTTTGCTGCTAACTACCTTGGTTCCACACAGCTGCTGTCTGACAAGAATCCATCTAAAGGAACACGCATGGCCCAGGCGCAGGAGGCTGTCAGCCAGGTCAAG AGCCAAGATGAAGACTCTCAGATGGTGACAGAAGTTGACCTCTTCATCTCCACCAAAGCAGTCAAAGTGCTGAATGCTGACACGCAG GAGACGCTGATGGACAGTGCGTTGCGTTCCATATCCTACATCGCAGACATCGGGAGCATCGTGGTTCTGATGGCCCGTACCCGTATGGCAGGAACATCCTCACAGGACTGTAGTGAAGctgatctctcctcctcagagggacagagacactacAGAATGATCTGCTATGTCTTTGAGTCAGAAGAC CTGGAGTTGGAGAAGCAGAAGGGTGAGAGCCTAGGTGTGGTGATAGTGGAGTCTGGCTGGGGCTCCATCCTGCCTACGGTGATCCTAGCTAACATGTTGAACAGCGGCCCAGCTGCCCGCTCTGGGAAGCTCAACGTGGGAGACCAGATCATGTCCATCAACAACACCAGCCTGGTAGGGCTACCACTAGCTACCTGCCAGGGTATCATCAAG GGTCTGAAGAGCCAGGTTCAGGTGAAGCTGAGCATCGTGAGTTGTCCTCCTGTCACCACTGTCCTCATCAAGAGACCCGACCTCAAGTTCCAGCTGGGCTTCAGTGTTCAGAACGGCATT aTCTGCAGTCTGATGCGCGGCGGTATCGCAGAGCGAGGAGGGGTGCGAGTCGGCCACAGGATCATTGAGATCAATGGGCAGAGTGTGGTTGCCATGCCGCATGAGAAGATAGTCCAGACCCTGTCTGTATCAGTGGGAGAG ATCAACATGAAGACCATGCCTGCAGTGATGTTCAGACTGTTAACAGGACAGGAGACTCCTGTTTACATCTAG
- the LOC127912209 gene encoding uncharacterized protein LOC127912209, with translation MAHGKKPGKITRILGPSPSSCPGGSIEKKPGTIRRILAPSPPPSPGPTGSTEESNEGPHDEGPQKERPQSLRSKDPPSCPDPLSTGEPTDEEPWGLSSKGTTERLHDGIRSLKSDGPPQHSQSTSNEELDNNNDERTPGPASPVPASPTQARPTQAYSKMTQAQNYPRQSDAQAKNYPRQSDAQAKNYPRQSDAQAQPRQTQQHLRESPTSPSARPTSDSPSSQERQSRAVKPSPVLTSASPYQPCLISPSSSPLPVPARASVSSKISLNLPGDSTTPDSLEEEEDSCSEYDNVGSDVEGVEQDIDQVLQVEDQGMEVRYYPEQQDGIYVEHQDGTYMKHQDGTYMKLQDGTYIKHQDGTYMKHQDGTYMKHQDGTYIKHQDGTYVKHQDGTYVKHQDGTYMKHQDGTYVKHQDGTYVKHQDGTYVKHQDGTYVKHQDGTYVKHQDGTYVKHQDGTYVKHQDGTYVKHQDGTYVKHQDGTYVKHQDGTYVKHQDGTYVKHQDGTYVKHQDGTYVKHQDGTYVKHQDGTYVKHQDGTYVKHQDGTYVKHQDGTYVKLQDGTYVEECEDGPYCPKDATYVEGEDGTYVEGSVEGDSLEGDSLEGDNSTTVQYKPTRPLYGPESEEMQDKDRKPCSSSENYHQFNDNPHQTPKAGDKEEKEEVEGGGV, from the exons ATGGCTCATGGGAAGAAACCAGGGAAGATCACCAGAATCCTGGGACCCAGCCCTTCATCGTGCCCAGGAGGATCCATAGAGAAGAAGCCAGGAACTATTAGGAGAATATTGGCCCCCAGCCCTCCGCCCAGCCCGGGTCCCACAGGATCCACAGAGGAGTCTAATGAAGGACCTCATGATGAAGGACCTCAGAAAGAAAGACCACAGAGTTTGAGGAGTAAGGACCCGCCATCCTGCCCTGACCCCCTATCCACAGGGGAGCCTACTGATGAAGAACCCTGGGGTCTGAGCAGCAAAGGCACAACTGAAAGACTACATGATGGAATTCGGAGTCTGAAGAGTGACGGCCCTCCTCAACACTCGCAGAGCACCAGCAATGAGGAGCTGGACAATAACAATGATGAGAGGACCCCTGGGCCTGCATCACCTGTCCCTGCTAGCCCAACTCAGGCCCGCCCAACCCAGGCCTACAGCAAAATGACCCAGGCCCAGAACTACCCTCGGCAGTCAGACGCCCAGGCCAAGAACTACCCTCGGCAGTCAGACGCCCAGGCCAAGAACTACCCTCGGCAGTCAGACGCCCAGGCCCAGCCCCGTCAGACCCAGCAGCATCTCAGAGAGAGTCCAACGAGCCCCAGCGCCAGGCCCACCTCTGACTCCCCATCCAGTCAGGAGAGACAGTCCAGGGCTGTTAAACCATCACCTGTCCTTACCAGTGCCAGTCCTTACCAGCCGTGTCTGATTAGTCCCTCCAGTTCACCTCTTCCTGTCCCCGCTAGAGCTAGTGTCTCCTCCAAGATCTCTCTGAACCTACCCGGTGACTCCACCACCCCTGACagcttggaggaggaggaggacagctgCTCAGAGTACGACAATGTGGGTTCAGATGTGGAAGGTGTGGAGCAAGACATTGATCAGGTGCTGCAGGTGGAAGACCAGGGTATGGAGGTGAGGTACTACCCTGAGCAGCAGGATGGTATCTATGTGGAACACCAAGACGGAACCTACATGAAACACCAAGACGGAACCTACATGAAACTCCAAGACGGAACCTACATTAAACACCAAGATGGAACCTACATGAAACACCAAGACGGAACCTACATGAAACACCAAGACGGAACCTACATTAAACACCAAGACGGAACCTACGTGAAACACCAAGACGGAACCTACGTGAAACACCAAGACGGAACCTACATGAAACACCAAGACGGAACCTACGTTAAACACCAAGACGGAACCTACGTGAAACACCAAGACGGAACCTACGTGAAACACCAAGACGGAACCTACGTTAAACACCAAGACGGAACCTACGTTAAACACCAAGACGGAACCTACGTGAAACACCAAGACGGAACCTACGTGAAACACCAAGACGGAACCTACGTGAAACACCAAGACGGAACCTACGTGAAACACCAAGACGGAACCTACGTGAAACACCAAGACGGAACCTACGTGAAACACCAAGACGGAACCTACGTGAAACACCAAGACGGAACCTACGTGAAACACCAAGACGGAACCTACGTTAAACACCAAGACGGAACCTACGTGAAACACCAAGACGGAACCTACGTGAAACACCAAGACGGAACCTACGTGAAACACCAAGACGGAACCTACGTGAAACACCAAGACGGAACCTACGTGAAACTCCAAGACGGAACCTACGTAGAAGAATGTGAGGATGGACCCTATTGCCCCAAGGATGCCACCTATGTAGAAGGTGAGGATGGTACCTATGTGGAGGGTAGTGTGGAGGGGGACAGCCTGGAGGGGGACAGCCTGGAGGGGGACAACAGTACCACTGTACAATACAAACCCACAAGGCCACTGTACGGCCCTGAGTCTGAGGAGATGCAGGATAAAGATAGAAAACCCTGTAGCTCTTCTGAGAATTACCATCAGTTCAATGACAATCCACATCAGACACCCAAGGCTGGAGACAAGGAAGAaaaagaggaggtggaggg AGGAGGAGTCtga